AGGGCGGCGTCACCAGCGTGCCCGGCCTCTACGCGCTCGGCTTCCGCTTCCTGCGCAAGCGCGATTCCAACTTCATCGGCGGCGTCGGGGCGGATGCCGAGGCGATCGCCTCCGAAATCTCCCGTCATCTCGGCCGAAACGGCCGCAAGGCCGCCTGAGGACGACGACCATGGCAATCAATCCCATCTCCCTCATGACCTCCCCCAGGCGCGGCCATTACGATGCGATCGTCGTTGGCGCTCGTTGCGCGGGCGCCGCGACCGCGATGCTGCTCGCCCGCGCGGGCCTCAATGTGCTGGCGATCGACCGCAAGCCCTATGGCTCGGACACGCTGTCGACACATGCGCTGATGCGGCCAGCGGTGCTGCAATTGTGGCGCTGGGGCCTGCTCGAGCCGTTGCTCAAGGCCGGGACGCCGCTGATCGAGACGACGACGTTCCACTATGGCGACGACGAGATCACCATCCCGCTTGCCTCCGGTTCGGACCTACCCGGCCTGATCGCGCCGCGGCGCACGGTGCTCGACCGCATCCTGGTCGACGCGGCGCGCAAGGCTGGCGCGGAGATCCTGCACGAAGTCGCGGTCGGCGATCTCTTCGCCGACACACGCGGGCGGGTGCGCGGCGTCGACATCCGCGCTGCCGGCCGCGCATCGCTCCGGGTCAGCGCCGATATCGTGGTCGGCGCCGACGGCATCGGCTCGCTGGTGGCAAAATGCGTCGACGCCCAGCCCTTGCGGCGCGGCGCGGTGTCCGCCGCCCATGTCTATGGCTATGCGCCCGTCGAGCCGGGCGCCGGCTATCACTGGTACTTCCGCGACGGGATCGCCGGCTCCTTCATCCCGACCAATGACGGCCTCGCCTGCATTGTCGCATCGGCGCCGACCGGCCTGTTCGACCAGCGCTTCCGCCTCGGCCATGCGCGTGCCCGCATGGATGTGCTCGAAGCGCTTGCGCCGGCTCTTGCCGCACAGGCGGCCCTGGCGCCGAAGGATGCGCGCCTGCAGGCGTTCCGCGGCGTGCCGGGCTATATCCGCCAGGCGCACGGCCCCGGCTGGGCGCTGGTGGGTGACGCCGGCTTCTTCCGCGACCCGATCACCTCGCACGGCATTTCCGATGCGCTGCGCGACGCCGAAACTCTGGCGCGGGCCATCCTCGATGGCTCGGAGGCGGCATTCGCGATCTGGCAGCAGCAGCGCGACCTGATCGCCAACCAGATCCTGGATACCACCGACGCGATCGCCGGCTTCGACTGGACGCTCGACGATCTCGGCGAGCGGCATCGCCGCTTCAGCGGCGTGCTGAAGGCAGAGGTGCAGGCGCTGGCAGGCCAGCCCATGCCTGGCCGTCGGGCACCCTTCCCTGCATCGCGGCCGACGGCGCATCTGGCGCCGGCCAATCAGGACGAGCCGCCGGCTTCGGCCGGCTCGAATCTCAATCGCAACCGAACCGGAGCAAGGCCATGACTGTGCATGTGATGAAGGACGGCTGGGTCGGCGTCACCAAGGGTCGGCCAAAGGTGGGCGCCTTTGCCGAGCGCTCGCGGCGCAGCCAACCGCAGGATATCGACGCCTTCGCCGAGATGACCGGCGACCGTAACCCATTGCATTACGACAAGGCACTGGCCGAGGCCTCGGTGTTCGGCAAGCTCATCGTGCAGGGCGGCGTCACCTCCGGGATCCTGAACGCGGTGGTGGCGGAGGACCTTCCCGGCCCCGGTTCGGTGTTCCTCGAAGTGTCGTGGAAATTCGTCAAGGCAGTCGGCGTCGGCGAACTGATCACCGGCCGCGTCGAGGTCAAGGAGGTGCGCGCCGACAAGCCGATCACGAAGCTGGAGACGTCGGTGCGCAACGAAGCCGGCGAGCTTTGCCTCACCGGCACCGCGACGGTTTTCACCGTGCCGCTCGCCAAGGGTTGAGGACTTCGCGTATCCGCTTACCTGCCCGCCGTCTCGGCGATGAAGGCGCGGACGTGGTCTATGAACTCCTCGAAGGCGGGTTCGCCTTCGAGCAGGATGTGGTTCTGGCTCTCGAGCTCGATGAAACGCGCGCCGGGAATGCCCGCGGCCATGGTGCGCCCGGATTCGACGGGAGCGACGTTGTCGTCGCGCGCGTGCAGCACCAGCGTCGGCACCTTCACCTTTTCCAGCAAATCGCTGACGTCGATCACTGAAAAGGCGCTCTGCAGGCGCCAGGCATCGTCGGGCGAGACAGTACGCAGCATCAGATCGTCCATCCAGGCGAAATGCTCGTGGGTGGCGCCGGGGATGAACATGGAGCAGAAGGCCTGGCGGAACATCGGGTTCGGCTTGCCCCAGCTCTCGCGCATCAGCGTCGCCACGGCCTCGCGCGTCGCGATCTCGCCGGCGTCGCCCCGCGCCCGCCAGCCTTTGACGTAACCGCCATAGAGGATCATGCCCGATACTTTCTCGGGATGGCGGATGGCGTAGGCGATCGAGACCGCACAGCTCTGCGACAGGCCGAGCAATGTGAAGCGGTCGAGCCCTGTCGCCTCGACCACGCGTTCGAGGTCGGACACCATGGTCTCGAACGAGATGTCGACGACCTGCCGCTGCGACAGGCCGTTGCAGCGTTCGTCATAGCGCACCAGCCGATTGTGGCGCGACAGTTCACGCATCCAGTGCCGCCAGATCGGGCTGTCCCAGTCGAAGGTGAGATGCGACATCCAGTGCGCGGCGCGCAGGATCACCGAGCCGCTGCCGGTGCTGGCATAGGCGAGCCTGGTGCCGTCGAGAGCCCGGCAGAATTGCACGGCGCGGCCGGGATCCTGCGGTAACACGCCGGGTTTCGACGGCGACTGCGGCGGCGTGGGGGGAGCAGCCTGCGGCGCGCGGCCGGTGGCCTGAGCGGCAGCCGACCGAACCTTCTCCTCCAGCGCCTCGGTCTCGGCCGCGAGGCCGGCGTCGTCCGGCAGGAGGCGGCGCAGGCGCCGGGCGAAGGGCAGCGCCCGTCGCGGCTCACCTGGCAGACGCTCGACCAGCTCGCGCAGGATGCCAAGCTCGACGATCTCCACCTCGCTGGCGATGGCCTGTCGCCAGGCTTCATAGTCGAAGCAGCGCTCGAGCGAGAGGTCGGCGAGAAAGCCGCCGCGGATCGAGGCCAGGACGGCTTCAAGCTCCTCGGTCGAGTGTGACGAAAGGTCAGCCTTCACCAGCGGCGCCAGCTGCGCATAGTCCGTCGCGATGTTGAGTACGACGGCGTTGCGGTCGGCGCTCAAAGCGGATTCGTCGGCGCCCAGCACCTGGCGGATCTTGGAGAGGCTCCAGCGCAAGGCGCCGCGCGGGTCGTCGGGAATGTCCCAGAATATCTCGCATAGCCGCTCGCGCTGATGCTGCCTGGCGGTGACGGCGAGGTAAGCGAGCAGCGCCCGCGTCTTGCGCGACGGCGGCAGGTCCAGCGGCTGGCCGTAGCGCGTGACCTGAAAATCGCCAAGCACGCGCAGTTCCAGCCTGTGCTGAGGGCCGTTCATGCGTTCACGCGCTTGTCGATCGCCATGGTCCCCTTCGGCCGAGGCCGCCGCTGCGAAGGGCAGCCAATAGCAAAAATGGCTAATTTAGGAAAGCTTGGCGGTTCAAGGCAGCAGCAGCTTCAATCGTGAGAGCCTGAGGCGCGCCAGGCGCCGCGCCGGGTTGTGAGAGGCTTCCAGGCCGGCCTCGACCAGGAAGGCCAAGGTCATCAACTCGATCAGGAATTCGTCGGCGGCGTCGAAAGTGGCGCGTGAGCCGGCAGCGAGATGCTTGAGCAGAGCGCGA
This region of Mesorhizobium sp. M2A.F.Ca.ET.046.03.2.1 genomic DNA includes:
- a CDS encoding NAD(P)/FAD-dependent oxidoreductase yields the protein MAINPISLMTSPRRGHYDAIVVGARCAGAATAMLLARAGLNVLAIDRKPYGSDTLSTHALMRPAVLQLWRWGLLEPLLKAGTPLIETTTFHYGDDEITIPLASGSDLPGLIAPRRTVLDRILVDAARKAGAEILHEVAVGDLFADTRGRVRGVDIRAAGRASLRVSADIVVGADGIGSLVAKCVDAQPLRRGAVSAAHVYGYAPVEPGAGYHWYFRDGIAGSFIPTNDGLACIVASAPTGLFDQRFRLGHARARMDVLEALAPALAAQAALAPKDARLQAFRGVPGYIRQAHGPGWALVGDAGFFRDPITSHGISDALRDAETLARAILDGSEAAFAIWQQQRDLIANQILDTTDAIAGFDWTLDDLGERHRRFSGVLKAEVQALAGQPMPGRRAPFPASRPTAHLAPANQDEPPASAGSNLNRNRTGARP
- a CDS encoding MaoC family dehydratase yields the protein MTVHVMKDGWVGVTKGRPKVGAFAERSRRSQPQDIDAFAEMTGDRNPLHYDKALAEASVFGKLIVQGGVTSGILNAVVAEDLPGPGSVFLEVSWKFVKAVGVGELITGRVEVKEVRADKPITKLETSVRNEAGELCLTGTATVFTVPLAKG
- a CDS encoding alpha/beta fold hydrolase, whose product is MNGPQHRLELRVLGDFQVTRYGQPLDLPPSRKTRALLAYLAVTARQHQRERLCEIFWDIPDDPRGALRWSLSKIRQVLGADESALSADRNAVVLNIATDYAQLAPLVKADLSSHSTEELEAVLASIRGGFLADLSLERCFDYEAWRQAIASEVEIVELGILRELVERLPGEPRRALPFARRLRRLLPDDAGLAAETEALEEKVRSAAAQATGRAPQAAPPTPPQSPSKPGVLPQDPGRAVQFCRALDGTRLAYASTGSGSVILRAAHWMSHLTFDWDSPIWRHWMRELSRHNRLVRYDERCNGLSQRQVVDISFETMVSDLERVVEATGLDRFTLLGLSQSCAVSIAYAIRHPEKVSGMILYGGYVKGWRARGDAGEIATREAVATLMRESWGKPNPMFRQAFCSMFIPGATHEHFAWMDDLMLRTVSPDDAWRLQSAFSVIDVSDLLEKVKVPTLVLHARDDNVAPVESGRTMAAGIPGARFIELESQNHILLEGEPAFEEFIDHVRAFIAETAGR